In one Vicugna pacos chromosome 22, VicPac4, whole genome shotgun sequence genomic region, the following are encoded:
- the CLPP gene encoding ATP-dependent Clp protease proteolytic subunit, mitochondrial, which produces MWPEILVGGARVAAGWCPALRPRLAACFIPQWTPDNRLALQRSLHATAARALPLIPIVVEQTGRGERAYDIYSRLLRERIVCVMGPIDDSVASLVIAQLLFLQSESNKKPIHMYINSPGGVVTSGLAIYDTMQYILNPICTWCVGQAASMGSLLLAAGTPGMRHSLPNSRIMIHQPSGGARGQATDIAIQAEEIMKLKKQLYSIYAKHTKQSLQVIESAMERDRYMSPMEAQEFGILDKVLVHPPQDGEDEPELVQKEPVVAPATEPAPASA; this is translated from the exons ATGTGGCCCGAAATACTGGTGGGGGGGGCCCGGGTGGCGGCAGGCTGGTGTCCCGCGCTGCGGCCTCGCCTCGCCGCCTGCTTTATCCCGCAGTGGACGCCCGACAACCGCCTGGCTCTCCAGCGGAGCCTGCACGCGACGGCGGCCCGGGCTCTCCCGCTCATTCCCATCGTGGTGGAGCAGACG GGTCGCGGCGAGCGCGCCTATGACATCTACTCGCGGCTGCTGCGGGAACGCATCGTGTGCGTCATGGGCCCG ATCGATGACAGTGTCGCCAGCCTGGTCATTGCGCAGCTGCTGTTCCTGCAGTCCGAGAGCAACAAAAAGCCCATCCACATGTACATCAACAGCCCTG GTGGCGTGGTGACCTCAGGCCTGGCCATCTACGACACGATGCAGTACATCCTGAACCCCATCTGCACGTGGTGTGTGGGCCAGGCCGCCAGCATGGGCTCCCTGCTTCTGGCTGCTGGCACGCCGGGCATGCGCCACTCCCTCCCCAACTCCCGCATTATGATCCACCAGCCCTCCGGGGGTGCCCGG GGCCAAGCCACAGACATTGCCATCCAGGCAGAGGAGATCATGAAACTCAAGAAGCAGCTGTATAGCATCTACGCCAAGCACACCAAACAGAGCCTGCAGGTGATCG AGTCAGCCATGGAGAGGGACCGCTACATGAGCCCCATGGAGGCCCAGGAGTTCGGCATCTTAGACAAAGTTCTGGTCCACCCTCCCCAGGACGGGGAGGATGAGCCAGAGCTGGTGCAGAAGGAGCCAGTGGTGGCGCCGGCGACAGAACCTGCCCCAGCGAGTGCCTAA